In one Nicotiana tomentosiformis chromosome 6, ASM39032v3, whole genome shotgun sequence genomic region, the following are encoded:
- the LOC104103699 gene encoding probable folate-biopterin transporter 3 isoform X1, translating to MGQEGTLLLDGQLQREKKTKNRILGLILRPFYWLGKLSEELHWSFVSAVVIVYGINQGMSLGLSKISTQYYMKDEQKLQPSEAQIYFGIIQLPWVVKPLWGLLTDTLPILGYRRRPYFMLGGPLNIQWRMGKTKFCEVSKAWRETLKWADLVALWSNYVKPSVKDEIDKHKEPHLLFLSYMGNQKKTILCAFSCFFSSCAGVAIADVTIDACVTENSISHPSLASDMQSLCGLSSSVGQLIGFGISGFLVHLIGSKGVFGILSIPAGLVILVGMMSRETYVPNVAYKRVSQKFSDAGKAMWMALKCQSVWRPCIYMYVSLALSFHIHEGMFYWYTDAKDGPSFSKEMVGSISSVGAVGSLLGVLLYQNAFKNHPFRSVLFWTQLLYGASGLVDLILVSRVNLKFGIPDYVVVVSDAAFSHMIGRLKWMPLLVLSSKLCPSGIEGTFFALLMSIDHIGMLTASWGGGLLLHTFNVTRTQFDNLWIVIVIRSCLRILPVCILFLVPSSDPNASILPTEMLKSKKGDDIVENQNMEMASLVSSLDQHLADT from the exons ATGGGCCAAGAAGGTACGCTTTTACTTGATGGCCAACTTCAGAGAGAGAAGAAGACAAAAAACAGAATCTTGGGTCTGATTTTAAGGCCATTTTATTGGTTAGGAAAGTTAAGTGAGGAGCTGCACTGGAGCTTCGTGTCAGCTGTGGTAATTGTGTATGGAATAAATCAGGGAATGAGTTTAGGTTTGAGCAAGATTAGTACAcagtattatatgaaagatgaACAGAAGTTACAGCCATCTGAagcccaaatttattttggaattattCAATTGCCTTGGGTTGTTAAGCCTCTTTGGGGTCTTTTAACTGACACTCTTCCTATTTTAGGATACCGGAGACGACCGTATTTCATGCTTGGTG GGCCTCTTAACATTCAGTGGAGAATGGGGAAAACTAAATTTTGTGAAGTCTCCAAAGCATGGAGGGAAACACTCAAGTGGGCTGATCTAGTTGCTCTATGGTCAAATTATGTAAAGCCAAGTGTGAAGGATGAAATTGATAAGCACAAAGAACCACATCTACTCTTTTTGTCATATATGGGGAATCAAAAGAAAACTATCCTTTGTGCCTTTTCATGTTTTTTTTCCAGCTG TGCGGGAGTGGCAATAGCAGATGTGACTATTGATGCATGTGTGACAGAGAACAGCATAAGCCATCCTTCTCTTGCCAGTGACATGCAAAGCTTGTGTGGTCTGAGCTCTTCAGTGGGGCAACTGATAGGGTTCGGAATCAGTGGTTTTTTGGTTCATCTAATTGGATCCAAG GGAGTGTTTGGAATTTTAAGCATCCCTGCTGGTCTGGTCATTTTGGTAGGAATGATGTCACGTGAAACATATGTACCCAACGTTGCATATAAGCGG GTAAGTCAAAAGTTCTCTGATGCTGGTAAAGCTATGTGGATGGCACTGAAATGCCAGAGTGTTTGGAGGCCATGTATATACATGTACGTTTCTCTTGCATTGAGTTTTCATATTCACGAGGGAATGTTTTACTGGTATACAGATGCAAAGGATGGACCGTCTTTTTCAAAG GAGATGGTAGGGTCCATTTCTTCTGTTGGTGCGGTGGGCTCTCTTCTTGGTGTTCTCCTTTACCAGAATGCCTTTAAAAACCATCCTTTCCGTAGCGTACTTTTCTGGACTCAGTTACTGTATGGTGCTTCAGGGCTGGTAGACTTAATATTGGTTTCACGTGTAAACTTAAAATTTGGTATCCCTGactatgttgttgttgtaagcgaTGCAGCATTTTCTCATATGATCGGGCGTCTCAAATGGATGCCTCTTCTTGTACTCAGTTCAAAGCTTTGCCCCTCAGGCATTGAAGGAACCTTTTTTGCTTTGCTAATGTCAATCGATCATATTGGTATGCTCACAGCATCCTGGGGCGGAGGCCTCTTACTTCATACCTTCAATGTTACAAGGACACAATTTGACAACCTTTGGATAGTGATAGTGATCCGGAGCTGTTTAAGAATCCTTCCAGTTTGCATTCTTTTTCTAGTACCAAGCAGTGATCCGAATGCTTCTATTCTACCAACTGAGATGTTGAAGAGTAAAAAGGGTGACGATATTGTTGAAAATCAGAATATGGAAATGGCTTCTCTTGTGAGCAGCCTTGACCAGCATTTAGCCGATACATGA
- the LOC104103699 gene encoding probable folate-biopterin transporter 3 isoform X2, producing MGQEGTLLLDGQLQREKKTKNRILGLILRPFYWLGKLSEELHWSFVSAVVIVYGINQGMSLGLSKISTQYYMKDEQKLQPSEAQIYFGIIQLPWVVKPLWGLLTDTLPILGYRRRPYFMLGGFIGVVAMLSLSINQNLHLAFALLCLMAGSAGVAIADVTIDACVTENSISHPSLASDMQSLCGLSSSVGQLIGFGISGFLVHLIGSKGVFGILSIPAGLVILVGMMSRETYVPNVAYKRVSQKFSDAGKAMWMALKCQSVWRPCIYMYVSLALSFHIHEGMFYWYTDAKDGPSFSKEMVGSISSVGAVGSLLGVLLYQNAFKNHPFRSVLFWTQLLYGASGLVDLILVSRVNLKFGIPDYVVVVSDAAFSHMIGRLKWMPLLVLSSKLCPSGIEGTFFALLMSIDHIGMLTASWGGGLLLHTFNVTRTQFDNLWIVIVIRSCLRILPVCILFLVPSSDPNASILPTEMLKSKKGDDIVENQNMEMASLVSSLDQHLADT from the exons ATGGGCCAAGAAGGTACGCTTTTACTTGATGGCCAACTTCAGAGAGAGAAGAAGACAAAAAACAGAATCTTGGGTCTGATTTTAAGGCCATTTTATTGGTTAGGAAAGTTAAGTGAGGAGCTGCACTGGAGCTTCGTGTCAGCTGTGGTAATTGTGTATGGAATAAATCAGGGAATGAGTTTAGGTTTGAGCAAGATTAGTACAcagtattatatgaaagatgaACAGAAGTTACAGCCATCTGAagcccaaatttattttggaattattCAATTGCCTTGGGTTGTTAAGCCTCTTTGGGGTCTTTTAACTGACACTCTTCCTATTTTAGGATACCGGAGACGACCGTATTTCATGCTTGGTG GTTTCATTGGTGTTGTTGCCATGCTTAGTCTGTCAATCAACCAGAACTTACACCTTGCATTTGCTTTGTTGTGCCTAATGGCTGGCAGTGCGGGAGTGGCAATAGCAGATGTGACTATTGATGCATGTGTGACAGAGAACAGCATAAGCCATCCTTCTCTTGCCAGTGACATGCAAAGCTTGTGTGGTCTGAGCTCTTCAGTGGGGCAACTGATAGGGTTCGGAATCAGTGGTTTTTTGGTTCATCTAATTGGATCCAAG GGAGTGTTTGGAATTTTAAGCATCCCTGCTGGTCTGGTCATTTTGGTAGGAATGATGTCACGTGAAACATATGTACCCAACGTTGCATATAAGCGG GTAAGTCAAAAGTTCTCTGATGCTGGTAAAGCTATGTGGATGGCACTGAAATGCCAGAGTGTTTGGAGGCCATGTATATACATGTACGTTTCTCTTGCATTGAGTTTTCATATTCACGAGGGAATGTTTTACTGGTATACAGATGCAAAGGATGGACCGTCTTTTTCAAAG GAGATGGTAGGGTCCATTTCTTCTGTTGGTGCGGTGGGCTCTCTTCTTGGTGTTCTCCTTTACCAGAATGCCTTTAAAAACCATCCTTTCCGTAGCGTACTTTTCTGGACTCAGTTACTGTATGGTGCTTCAGGGCTGGTAGACTTAATATTGGTTTCACGTGTAAACTTAAAATTTGGTATCCCTGactatgttgttgttgtaagcgaTGCAGCATTTTCTCATATGATCGGGCGTCTCAAATGGATGCCTCTTCTTGTACTCAGTTCAAAGCTTTGCCCCTCAGGCATTGAAGGAACCTTTTTTGCTTTGCTAATGTCAATCGATCATATTGGTATGCTCACAGCATCCTGGGGCGGAGGCCTCTTACTTCATACCTTCAATGTTACAAGGACACAATTTGACAACCTTTGGATAGTGATAGTGATCCGGAGCTGTTTAAGAATCCTTCCAGTTTGCATTCTTTTTCTAGTACCAAGCAGTGATCCGAATGCTTCTATTCTACCAACTGAGATGTTGAAGAGTAAAAAGGGTGACGATATTGTTGAAAATCAGAATATGGAAATGGCTTCTCTTGTGAGCAGCCTTGACCAGCATTTAGCCGATACATGA
- the LOC104103698 gene encoding aspartyl protease family protein At5g10770-like gives MSLWPYSTFLLLFLMLASSNGAFGNNAANKLILQLKTLQRTQQSNNQSCYSQKSRSENGAIVLEMKHKDYCFGSTGDMNRKLQKQLVVDYIRVRSIQANIKRIIFGKVEALSQTKIPITSGVKLHTLNYIVTVTLGGRNVTVIVDTGSDLTWVQCQPCRLCYNQPEPLFNPSVSTNYQSVACNSAACQSLQSATGNSGLCGNDLTKCNYVVSYGDGSYTKGELGQDHLVLGSTSVNNFVFGCGRNNKGLFGLASGLMGLGKSNLSLISQTTGIFGGVFSYCLPSVEAKSSGSLVFGGDTSVLKNSTPISYTRMVANPQLFSFYFLNLTGASIGGVTIQDSAFGKSGIIIDSGTVITRLPPTIYKAVKAEFLKQFSGYRLAQGFSILDTCFNLSAYEEVSIPTIKMQFEGGVEMEVDVTGVLYFVKSDASQVCLALASLQYEDEIGIIGNYQQKNTRVIYDIKQSRVGFAKETCNF, from the exons ATGTCTCTTTGGCCATATTcaacttttcttcttctttttctgatGCTCGCTTCCAGTAATGGCGCATTTGGCAATAACGCAGCAAATAAGCTAATTCTTCAACTCAAAACACTTCAAAGGACACAGCAGAGCAACAACCAAAGTTGTTATTCCCAAAAATCAA GAAGTGAAAATGGAGCAATAGTATTAGAAATGAAGCACAAAGATTACTGTTTTGGATCAACTGGCGACATGAACAGAAAGCTACAGAAACAACTAGTAGTTGATTATATTCGAGTTCGGTCAATACAAGCCAATATCAAAAGAATCATTTTTGGAAAAGTTGAAGCTTTATCACAAACCAAAATTCCTATAACTTCTGGTGTCAAATTGCATACCCTAAATTACATTGTCACAGTAACGTTAGGTGGTCGAAATGTGACAGTAATTGTGGACACAGGAAGTGATCTAACATGGGTTCAGTGCCAACCTTGTAGATTGTGTTACAATCAACCAGAACCTCTGTTCAACCCTTCTGTTTCTACTAATTATCAATCAGTTGCATGCAACTCAGCGGCGTGTCAATCTCTTCAATCTGCAACTGGAAATTCAGGATTATGTGGGAATGATTTAACAAAATGTAATTATGTTGTCAGTTATGGAGATGGATCCTACACTAAAGGTGAACTTGGTCAAGATCATTTGGTTCTTGGAAGCACTTCTGTTAACAATTTTGTCTTTGGGTGTGGCAGGAATAATAAAGGTCTGTTTGGTTTAGCTTCAGGACTTATGGGACTTGGAAAGAGTAATCTTTCTTTGATTTCTCAAACTACTGGGATTTTTGGTGGTGTTTTCTCCTATTGTTTGCCTTCAGTTGAAGCTAAATCCTCTGGCTCATTAGTATTTGGTGGTGACACTTCAGTTTTAAAGAATTCTACACCCATTTCTTACACTAGAATGGTTGCTAATCCACAGCTTTTTAGCTTCTATTTTCTTAATTTAACCGGGGCTAGTATCGGTGGGGTCACTATTCAAGATTCAGCTTTTGGAAAATCTGGAATTATCATTGATTCTGGCACAGTTATCACAAGGCTTCCTCCCACTATTTACAAAGCTGTAAAAGCTGAGTTCTTGAAACAATTCTCAGGGTACCGTTTAGCACAAGGATTTTCGATTCTTGATACTTGTTTTAATCTCTCTGCATATGAAGAAGTGAGCATTCCTACTATTAAAATGCAATTTGAGGGTGGTGTTGAGATGGAAGTGGATGTTACTGGGGTTCTTTATTTTGTAAAGAGTGATGCATCACAGGTATGTTTGGCTTTGGCAAGCCTCCAATATGAAGATGAGATAGGAATTATTGGAAATTATCAGCAGAAGAATACTAGGGTCATATACGACATAAAGCAGTCACGAGTTGGATTTGCAAAAGAAACATGCAACTTCTGA